A genome region from Sceloporus undulatus isolate JIND9_A2432 ecotype Alabama chromosome 1, SceUnd_v1.1, whole genome shotgun sequence includes the following:
- the ASCL3 gene encoding achaete-scute homolog 3, whose protein sequence is MVHTGAAMRHPRKLTEELNQKRADLIVSYFAYCQLTINLDLSLTQSSRHWNWRTQVSTQDIKAKKSGNAMDKFPVFSDSYTGPMSQFCYRDLFDSFHLYPESSHQFPGPEDLSLLPLIPEQLTAENPYTSPCSFPFQAFCGNFRRCEYSCSPAFIRKRNERERQRVKCVNEGYAKLRHHLPAEYLDKRLSKVETLRAAIKYIRHLQSVLHSDSEGNSREAHRSSQDRSRNDSVPKMS, encoded by the exons AtggtccacacgggggccgctaTGCGCCATCCCAGGAAGCTTACG GAAGAGCTAAACCAGAAAAGAGCAGATCTTATTGTAAGCTACTTTGCATATTGCCAGTTGACTATAAATTTAGATCTGTCTTTGACTCAGTCCAGCAGGCACTGGAACTGGAGAACTCAG GTTTCCACACAAGACATCAAAGCTAAGAAAAGCGGTAATGCCATGGACAAATTCCCAGTCTTCAGCGATTCCTATACTGGACCGATGTCCCAGTTTTGCTACAGGGACCTTTTTGATAGCTTTCATTTGTACCCAGAGTCCTCCCACCAGTTTCCTGGTCCTGAAGATTTGTCTCTGCTTCCATTAATCCCAGAGCAGCTGACAGCTGAAAATCCCTACACCAGTCCTTGCAGTTTCCCATTTCAAGCCTTCTGTGGGAATTTTAGAAGATGTGAGTACTCCTGCAGCCCTGCTTTcatcagaaaaagaaatgaaagggaaaggcagAGGGTTAAGTGTGTCAATGAAGGATATGCCAAACTCAGGCATCACCTACCTGCTGAGTACTTGGACAAACGGCTCAGCAAAGTTGAAACTCTTCGAGCTGCAATTAAATACATCCGACATCTGCAGTCTGTGCTACACAGTGATTCAGAGGGGAATAGCAGGGAAGCTCACCGGTCCTCCCAGGACAGATCTAGAAATGATTCAGTTCCAAAGATGTCATAA